One part of the Sardina pilchardus chromosome 5, fSarPil1.1, whole genome shotgun sequence genome encodes these proteins:
- the LOC134079717 gene encoding uncharacterized protein LOC134079717, with amino-acid sequence MIDCDYMKKPFIVGLFCGNAKPSSVQEYLKSFVDDLTQLLRDGLTYRGETLKVMVCSFICDAPARAYIKQTKSHNGYSGCDKCHQMAQMWKVVEFMDKGTAVVPCSWLEKAGESWRCYWPGSYDHWRLQKSVLNHLPPGQDWDVYDDVRVLVGCATYGKAKEYLDKSLQPDCPTDIQSEAEFPEKRKRRANPRYNEGSNLGRAGSSATARTWSLPREAVGGEDTESDEDQPTPRKTARPAIDFGPDINSEWLFGPSTTQRAQSTGVSNGNQRSELLNLDSPREGHFSQATPQPSQQLLRDIGISKVLQLLSQVLEDNKMIKEEVTKLGSDIRALRREMGRQVTPEASPSLIKLPLSSMEDFQQAEALMRENPHEKKKLISTFALIGGHTAELTVRRMLQNGLTNNLACNFNWAGKGHKKPFRETSLSDVLFAGLQKQLPGSTQMAYEGTVKKWLKYAPEREGGVERRRRAQEQAPSQQDSDRLDH; translated from the exons ATGATTGATTGTGACTACATGAAAAAACCTTTCATTGTCGGTCTGTTCTGTGGTAACGCAAAACCGTCTAGTGTGCAAGAGTACCTGAAGTCATTTGTAGATGACCTCACCCAGTTACTGAGGGATGGACTGACCTACAGAGGTGAAACTCTGAAGGTGATGGTGTGCTCTTTTATCTGTGATGCTCCAGCACGGGCTTacataaaacagacaaagtCCCATAATGGCTACTCTGGGTGCGACAAGTGCCATCAA ATGGCACAGATGTGGAAGGTGGTCGAGTTCATGGACAAAGGCACTGCCGTAGTACCATGCAGCTGGCTGGAGAAGGCAGGGGAAAGCTGGAGGTGTTATTGGCCTGGCTCCTATGACCACTGGCGGCTCCAGAAGTCCGTTTTAAACCACCTTCCGCCAGGTCAAGACTGGGATGTTTATGATGACGTGAGGGTCTTGGTAGGCTGTG CGACATATGGCAAGGCCAAAGAATATTTAGATAAATCTTTGCAACCAGACTGCCCAACAGACATCCAGTCAGAGGCTGAATTTcctgagaagagaaaaagaag GGCAAACCCACGCTACAATGAAGGTAGCAATCTTGGAAGAGCGGGCTCATCAGCTACAGCCAGGACTTGGAGCTTGCCACGAGAAGCTGTTGGAG GTGAGGACACTGAATCTGATGAGGATCAGCCAACCCCTAGAAAAACAGCAAGGCCAGCTATTGACTTTGGGCCAG acaTCAATAGTGAGTGGCTATTTGGGCCATCGACCACACAAAGAG CTCAATCAACAGGGGTATCAAATGGCAACCAAAGATCTGAGCTACTAAATCTAG ACTCACCTCGAGAAGGACATTTCTCACAAG CCACACCTCAACCAAGCCAACAGCTATTGCGTG ACATTGGAATAAGCAAAGTCCTTCAGCTGCTGTCCCAAGTGCTAGAAGACAACAAGATGATAAAAGAGGAGGTCACCAAATTGGGAAGTGACATCAGGGCTctcaggagagagatggggaggcaGGTAACACCTGAAGCTTCCCCTTCATTAATTAAGCTGCCCCTGAGCTCAATGGAGGACTTTCAACAGGCAGAAGCACTCATGAGAGAAAACCcccatgagaaaaaaaaattg ATCTCTACATTCGCTCTTATTGGTGGGCACACTGCTGAATTGACCGTAAGGCGGATGCTGCAAAATGGCCTCACCAACAACCTGGCTTGTAATTTCAACTGGGCAGGAAAAGGCCACAAGAAACCTTTTAGAGAAACATCTCTCAGCGATGTGCTATTCG CTGGACTGCAAAAACAGCTGCCAGGGAGCACACAGATGGCTTACGAAGGCACCGTAAAGAAGTGGCTGAAATATGCAccggagagagaagggggagtaGAGAGGCGCAGACGAGCGCAAGAGCAG GCACCTTCACAACAGGACTCTGACCGCCTGGACCACTAG